From Camelina sativa cultivar DH55 chromosome 7, Cs, whole genome shotgun sequence, one genomic window encodes:
- the LOC104701907 gene encoding cysteine protease inhibitor WSCP-like isoform X3: MKKPSVVSFLITLMFAASVVCIQGQRQEEVKDGDGNPVKLGEQYYIQPVKTKSNNGGGLVPAATNRLPICPLAITQTLLPYQPGLPVSFNLPYALMETIVKTFVAVNIEFRSDIWPVCNEFSKFWEVDVSSPAHKEPKILIGGKPQEKNSWFKIENAGEGTGENTYKLTTLTGTVGATPGVWAWLRAPQLIITNDDAKTLLVKFKKVDDASTAATSTSRVEKPGLRMFPFY, encoded by the exons ATGAAGAAACCTTCAGTAGTCTCTTTTCTCATCACTCTCATGTTTGCAGCATCAGTCGTCTGCATCCAAGGACAACGACAGGAAGAGGTGAAGGACGGAGACGGAAATCCAGTTAAACTCGGTGAACAATACTACATCCAGCCTGTGAAGACGAAAAGTAACAATGGAGGTGGTCTTGTCCCAGCGGCCACTAACAGACTTCCCATTTGTCCACTTGCCATCACCCAAACACTCCTTCCGTACCAACCGGGACTACCGGTTAGCTTCAATTTACCATACGCTCTCATGGAAACGATCGTTAAGACATTTGTAGCTGTAAATATCGAGTTTAGGTCAGACATCTGGCCGGTCTGCAACGAGTTTTCCAAGTTCTGGGAAGTCGATGTTTCCTCACCGGCTCACAAAGAGCCTAAGATTCTCATCGGTGGTAAACCACAAGAGAAAAATAGTTGGTTTAAGATCGAGAACGCCGGAGAAGGAACAGGAGAAAACACTTACAAGTTGAC CACATTAACCGGAACCGTTGGAGCCACCCCAGGGGTTTGGGCTTGGTTAAGAGCACCACAGCTAATTATCACCAATGATGATGCTAAGACCTTACTCGTCAAATTCAAAAAGGTTGATGATGCTTCTACGGCTGCTACTTCTACTTCTCGGGTTGAGAAGCCAGGTCTAAGGATGTTCCCATTTTACTAG
- the LOC104701907 gene encoding cysteine protease inhibitor WSCP-like isoform X2: MKKPSVVSFLITLMFAASVVCIQGQRQEEVKDGDGNPVKLGEQYYIQPVKTKSNNGGGLVPAATNRLPICPLAITQTLLPYQPGLPVSFNLPYALMETIVKTFVAVNIEFRSDIWPVCNEFSKFWEVDVSSPAHKEPKILIGGKPQEKNSWFKIENAGEGTGENTYKLTTLTGTVGATPGVWAWLRAPQLIITNDDAKTLLVKFKKVDDASTAATSTSRVEKPGLRMFPFY; encoded by the exons ATGAAGAAACCTTCAGTAGTCTCTTTTCTCATCACTCTCATGTTTGCAGCATCAGTCGTCTGCATCCAAGGACAACGACAGGAAGAGGTGAAGGACGGAGACGGAAATCCAGTTAAACTCGGTGAACAATACTACATCCAGCCTGTGAAGACGAAAAGTAACAATGGAGGTGGTCTTGTCCCAGCGGCCACTAACAGACTTCCCATTTGTCCACTTGCCATCACCCAAACACTCCTTCCGTACCAACCGGGACTACCGGTTAGCTTCAATTTACCATACGCTCTCATGGAAACGATCGTTAAGACATTTGTAGCTGTAAATATCGAGTTTAGGTCAGACATCTGGCCGGTCTGCAACGAGTTTTCCAAGTTCTGGGAAGTCGATGTTTCCTCACCGGCTCACAAAGAGCCTAAGATTCTCATCGGTGGTAAACCACAAGAGAAAAATAGTTGGTTTAAGATCGAGAACGCCGGAGAAGGAACAGGAGAAAACACTTACAAGTTGACCAC ATTAACCGGAACCGTTGGAGCCACCCCAGGGGTTTGGGCTTGGTTAAGAGCACCACAGCTAATTATCACCAATGATGATGCTAAGACCTTACTCGTCAAATTCAAAAAGGTTGATGATGCTTCTACGGCTGCTACTTCTACTTCTCGGGTTGAGAAGCCAGGTCTAAGGATGTTCCCATTTTACTAG
- the LOC104701907 gene encoding cysteine protease inhibitor WSCP-like isoform X1, which yields MKKPSVVSFLITLMFAASVVCIQGQRQEEVKDGDGNPVKLGEQYYIQPVKTKSNNGGGLVPAATNRLPICPLAITQTLLPYQPGLPVSFNLPYALMETIVKTFVAVNIEFRSDIWPVCNEFSKFWEVDVSSPAHKEPKILIGGKPQEKNSWFKIENAGEGTGENTYKLTTLTGTVGATPGVWAWLRAPQLIITNDDAKTLLVKFKKVDDASTAATSTSRVEKPGLRMFPFY from the coding sequence ATGAAGAAACCTTCAGTAGTCTCTTTTCTCATCACTCTCATGTTTGCAGCATCAGTCGTCTGCATCCAAGGACAACGACAGGAAGAGGTGAAGGACGGAGACGGAAATCCAGTTAAACTCGGTGAACAATACTACATCCAGCCTGTGAAGACGAAAAGTAACAATGGAGGTGGTCTTGTCCCAGCGGCCACTAACAGACTTCCCATTTGTCCACTTGCCATCACCCAAACACTCCTTCCGTACCAACCGGGACTACCGGTTAGCTTCAATTTACCATACGCTCTCATGGAAACGATCGTTAAGACATTTGTAGCTGTAAATATCGAGTTTAGGTCAGACATCTGGCCGGTCTGCAACGAGTTTTCCAAGTTCTGGGAAGTCGATGTTTCCTCACCGGCTCACAAAGAGCCTAAGATTCTCATCGGTGGTAAACCACAAGAGAAAAATAGTTGGTTTAAGATCGAGAACGCCGGAGAAGGAACAGGAGAAAACACTTACAAGTTGACCACATTAACCGGAACCGTTGGAGCCACCCCAGGGGTTTGGGCTTGGTTAAGAGCACCACAGCTAATTATCACCAATGATGATGCTAAGACCTTACTCGTCAAATTCAAAAAGGTTGATGATGCTTCTACGGCTGCTACTTCTACTTCTCGGGTTGAGAAGCCAGGTCTAAGGATGTTCCCATTTTACTAG